One Natronorubrum halophilum genomic window, GGGTGCGCGCGTCGGATTGTTCGACGTCCCGACGGAAGGTCACCTGTTTACCGTTTGATTTCCGCTCCGGTACCCCAGCCGTTCTCACGCGGGCAGGGACGACAAAGCGATAGTATCTGGGTCCCGAATACGTCGTCGGTGGAGGGCGCTCCGACGGTCGGATCACTGAGCGTACCAACGGCCGAACCGATGGGAACGTCCTGTCCCTATTTCAAACGATTAATGACTATGTAACCGGAACATATATACCAATTATGCCGATTAGCTTATAAAGTAGGCGAAAACTTTATATGCCTTACGGCCTAACTATATGTTAGCCGCGGCGACCGGGTTTCTTCTGGTTACCCCACCCGGGAGCCCCGAGTAACTCACCCGATACACCATGACAGACACCACAATCAGAACCTATACGAACGAGACGGAGGAGGAAGAAACGACGGAGCGGTCGGGAGAGCAAGAGCGCTGTCCCGAGTGTGGCGGCCGACTCGTTTCCGACGACGAACACGCCGAGACCGTCTGTACCGACTGCGGGCTCGTCGTCGAGGAAGACGAGATCGACCGCGGTCCAGAGTGGCGAGCGTTCGACTCCGCCGAAAAGGACGAGAAATCCCGCGTCGGAGCGCCGACGACGAACATGATGCACGACCAGGGCCTGTCGACGAACATCGGCTGGCAGGACAAAGACGCCTACGGTCGCGCGCTCTCGAGTCGTCAGCGCCAGAAGATGCAACGGCTGCGCACCTGGAACGAGCGCTTCCGCACTCGCGACTCCAAGGAGCGCAACCTCAAGCAGGCCCTCGGCGAAATCGACCGGATGGCCAGCGCGCTCGGTCTCCCGGAGAACGTCCGCGAGACCGCCAGCGTGATCTACCGCCGCGCGCTCGAGGAGGATCTCCTCCCCGGGCGATCGATCGAGGGCGTCGCGACGGCATCGCTGTACGCCGCCGCCCGTCAGGCCGGCACGCCGCGCAGCCTCGACGAGATCTCGGCCGTCAGCCGCGTCGAGAAGATGGAACTGACCCGAACGTACCGCTACATCATCCGGGAACTCGGCCTCGAGGTCAAACCGGCCGACCCCGAACACTACGTGCCGCGGTTCGTCAGCGACCTCGACCTCTCGGACGAGACCGAACGCATGGCCCGCGAACTGCTCGAGTCCGCGCGCCAGGAAGGCGTCCACAGCGGCAAGTCACCGGTCGGCCTCG contains:
- a CDS encoding transcription initiation factor IIB, whose protein sequence is MTDTTIRTYTNETEEEETTERSGEQERCPECGGRLVSDDEHAETVCTDCGLVVEEDEIDRGPEWRAFDSAEKDEKSRVGAPTTNMMHDQGLSTNIGWQDKDAYGRALSSRQRQKMQRLRTWNERFRTRDSKERNLKQALGEIDRMASALGLPENVRETASVIYRRALEEDLLPGRSIEGVATASLYAAARQAGTPRSLDEISAVSRVEKMELTRTYRYIIRELGLEVKPADPEHYVPRFVSDLDLSDETERMARELLESARQEGVHSGKSPVGLAAASVYAAALLTNEKVTQNDVSEVASISEVTIRNRYKELLEASDTAAPA